A window of Hevea brasiliensis isolate MT/VB/25A 57/8 chromosome 14, ASM3005281v1, whole genome shotgun sequence contains these coding sequences:
- the LOC110667611 gene encoding 14-3-3 protein 6, with product MAAGSPREDNVYMAKLAEQAERYEEMVQFMEKVVFSTPESEELTVEERNLLSVAYKNVIGARRASWRIISSIEQKEESRGNADHVAAIKEYRVKIENELSETCGGILKLLDEKLVPAAASSDSKVFYLKMKGDYHRYLAEFKTGNERKEAAENTLNAYKSSQDIANAELPPTHPIRLGLALNFSVFYYEILNSPDRACNLAKQAFDEAISELDTLGEDSYKDSTLIMQLLRDNLTLWTSDMQDDGTDEIKDASKHEEEQKQ from the exons ATGGCCGCCGGATCTCCACGCGAAGATAACGTCTACATGGCCAAGCTCGCCGAGCAAGCTGAGCGCTATGAAGAAATGGTCCAATTCATGGAGAAGGTCGTCTTTTCCACACCGGAATCTGAAGAGCTTACTGTCGAGGAGCGCAATCTCCTCTCCGTCGCCTACAAGAACGTGATCGGCGCCCGTCGTGCGTCCTGGAGGATCATTTCCTCCATTGAGCAGAAAGAAGAGAGCCGAGGGAACGCTGACCACGTCGCTGCAATCAAGGAGTATAGGGTCAAGATTGAGAACGAGCTTTCCGAGACCTGCGGTGGCATTTTGAAGCTTTTGGACGAGAAGCTTGTGCCAGCTGCTGCCAGCAGCGATTCCAAGGTGTTTTATCTGAAGATGAAGGGTGATTACCATAGGTATCTCGCCGAGTTCAAGACTGGAAATGAGAGGAAAGAAGCTGCTGAGAATACGCTCAATGCGTATAAATCTTCTCAG GATATTGCCAATGCTGAACTACCTCCAACTCATCCCATCAGGCTAGGCCTGGCGCTGAACTTCTCTgtattttattatgaaatcttgAATTCTCCTGATCGTGCTTGCAATCTTGCCAAACAG GCTTTTGATGAAGCCATCTCAGAGCTCGATACACTGGGAGAGGATTCATACAAGGATAGCACTTTGATCATGCAACTTCTTCGGGATAATCTCACTTTGTGGACCTCTGATATGCAG GATGATGGGACAGACGAGATCAAAGATGCATCCAAGCATGAGGAGGAGCAAAAGCAATGA
- the LOC110667610 gene encoding uncharacterized protein LOC110667610 produces MDPEIAKTQEERKKMEKELASLTTLTFDKDLYGGTDRDAYVTSIPVNDEDDFEVGDNEVARKLASYTAPKSLLKEMPRGGDEMDDGGFKKPSKIIDREDDYRRRRLNRVISPDRHDAFAAGEKTPDPSVRTYADVMREEALKREKEETLRAIAKKKKEEEEAAKEGKEIAAAATKEAAPKRRNRWDQSQDDGAAAKKAKTGSDWDLPDATPGIGRWDATPTPGRLGDATPSVGRRNRWDETPTPGRLADSDATPAGGVTPGATPAGVTWDATPKGLVTPTPKRQRSRWDETPATMGSATPMAGATPAAAYTPGVTPVGGVDLATPTPNAINLRGAMTPEQYNMMRWEKDIEERNRPLTDEELDAMFPQEGYKILEPPASYVPIRTPARKLLATPTPMGTPLYAIPEDNRGQQFDVPKEAPGGLPFMKPEDYQYFGALLNEDDEEELSPDEQKERKIMKLLLKVKNGTPSQRKTALRQLTDKAREFGAGPLFNRILPLLMQPTLEDQERHLLVKVIDRVLYKLDELVRPYVHKILVVIEPLLIDEDYYARVEGREIISNLSKAAGLATMIAAMRPDIDNIDEYVRNTTARAFSVVASALGIPALLPFLKAVCQSKKSWQARHTGIKIVQQIAILIGCAVLPHLRSLVEIIEHGLSDENQKVRTITALSLAALAEAAAPYGIESFDSVLKPLWKGIRSHRGKVLAAFLKAIGFIIPLMDAIYASYYTKEVMIILIREFQSPDEEMKKIVLKVVKQCVSTEGVEAEYIRSDILPEFFRNFWVRRMALDRRNYRQLVDTTVEIANKVGVKDIVGRIVEDLKDESEPYRRMVMETIEKVVANLGASDIDARLEELLIDGILYAFQEQTSDDANVMLNGFGAVVNALGQRVKPYLPQICGTIKWRLNNKSAKVRQQAADLISRIAVVMKQCQEEQLMGHLGVVLYEYLGEEYPEVLGSILGALKAIVNVIGMTKMTPPIKDLLPRLTPILKNRHEKVQENCIDLVGRIADRGAEFVPAREWMRICFELLEMLKAHKKGIRRATVNTFGYIAKAIGPQDVLATLLNNLKVQERQNRVCTTVAIAIVAETCSPFTVLPALMNEYRVPELNVQNGVLKSLSFLFEYIGEMGKDYIYAVTPLLEDALMDRDLVHRQTAASAVKHMALGVAGLGCEDALIHLLNYVWPNIFETSPHVINAVMEAIEGMRMALGAAIVLNYCLQGLFHPARKVREVYWKIYNSLYIGSQDALVAAYPVLEDEQNNVYSRPELTMFI; encoded by the coding sequence ATGGATCCAGAGATAGCGAAAACCCAAGAAGAGCGCAAAAAAATGGAGAAAGAGCTTGCCTCTCTCACTACCCTCACCTTCGATAAAGACCTTTATGGCGGAACGGACCGCGACGCATATGTTACCTCGATTCCTGTGAATGATGAAGATGATTTTGAAGTTGGTGACAATGAAGTTGCTCGAAAGCTTGCTTCTTATACTGCCCCGAAGTCGCTTCTTAAAGAGATGCCTCGCGGTGGGGATGAGATGGATGATGGTGGGTTCAAGAAGCCCTCGAAGATTATTGATCGTGAGGATGACTATAGGAGGAGGAGGTTAAATAGGGTGATTTCGCCAGACAGGCATGACGCATTTGCTGCTGGGGAGAAGACCCCGGATCCTTCGGTGAGGACGTATGCAGATGTGATGAGGGAGGAGGCGTTGAAGAGGGAGAAGGAGGAGACTCTTAGGGCAAttgccaaaaagaagaaggaggaAGAGGAGGCAGCAAAAGAGGGAAAGGAGATTGCTGCTGCAGCGACTAAGGAGGCCGCTCCCAAGAGGAGGAATAGGTGGGACCAGTCACAGGATGATGGGGCTGCGGCTAAAAAGGCGAAGACTGGTTCTGATTGGGATTTGCCTGATGCCACGCCTGGAATTGGAAGATGGGATGCCACTCCTACTCCTGGGAGACTGGGGGATGCAACCCCTTCTGTGGGAAGGAGAAATAGATGGGATGAAACACCAACTCCTGGCAGGTTGGCAGATTCAGATGCTACTCCTGCCGGTGGAGTTACTCCTGGGGCTACCCCTGCTGGAGTTACTTGGGATGCGACTCCCAAAGGTTTGGTCACCCCAACCCCAAAAAGACAGAGGTCACGTTGGGATGAGACGCCAGCAACTATGGGAAGTGCCACACCTATGGCTGGGGCTACACCAGCAGCTGCTTATACTCCTGGAGTTACTCCTGTGGGTGGGGTTGATTTGGCCACTCCTACTCCAAATGCCATTAATTTGCGCGGTGCAATGACCCCTGAGCAATATAATATGATGAGATGGGAGAAGGATATTGAGGAGAGAAACAGGCCCTTGACTGATGAGGAGCTTGATGCTATGTTCCCACAGGAAGGATACAAGATTTTGGAGCCTCCAGCATCTTATGTGCCAATTAGAACGCCTGCAAGGAAGTTACTGGCAACCCCAACACCAATGGGGACTCCTCTTTATGCTATTCCTGAGGATAATAGGGGTCAGCAGTTTGATGTTCCAAAGGAAGCTCCTGGTGGGTTGCCATTTATGAAGCCAGAGGATTATCAGTACTTTGGAGCTTTGTTGAATGAAGATGATGAGGAGGAGTTGTCACCTGACGAGCAGAAAGAGAGGAAAATTATGAAGCTCTTGCTGAAGGTTAAGAATGGGACACCTTCTCAGAGAAAGACTGCTTTGAGGCAGTTGACTGATAAGGCTAGAGAGTTTGGTGCTGGGCCTTTATTTAACCGAATTTTGCCATTGCTTATGCAGCCCACTTTGGAAGATCAAGAAAGGCATCTTTTGGTTAAGGTAATTGATAGGGTTTTGTATAAGTTGGATGAATTGGTCAGGCCTTATGTTCACAAGATTCTTGTTGTGATTGAACCATTGTTGATTGATGAGGACTATTATGCTCGTGTAGAAGGGAGAGAAATCATCTCTAATTTGAGTAAAGCAGCTGGTTTGGCTACTATGATTGCTGCTATGCGTCCTGATATTGATAATATTGATGAGTATGTTAGGAACACAACTGCTAGAGCCTTTAGTGTTGTTGCTTCTGCCTTGGGTATTCCGGCACTGTTGCCTTTCTTGAAAGCTGTCTGTCAAAGTAAGAAATCATGGCAAGCTCGCCACACTGGAATCAAGATTGTGCAGCAGATTGCTATTTTGATTGGTTGTGCTGTTCTACCTCATTTGAGGTCTCTTGTTGAAATTATTGAACACGGTCTCAGTGATGAGAATCAAAAAGTGCGAACCATCACTGCTTTGTCCTTGGCTGCTCTTGCTGAAGCTGCTGCACCGTATGGTATTGAAAGCTTTGATTCTGTGTTGAAGCCATTGTGGAAGGGTATTAGGTCACACCGTGGGAAGGTCTTGGCTGCTTTCTTGAAGGCAATTGGTTTTATTATTCCTCTAATGGATGCTATTTATGCCAGTTACTACACCAAGGAAGTCATGATTATCCTAATACGTGAATTTCAGTCTCccgatgaagaaatgaagaaaattgtgCTTAAAGTGGTCAAGCAGTGTGTGAGTACTGAGGGTGTGGAAGCTGAATACATACGTTCTGATATTCTTCCTGAGTTCTTTAGGAACTTCTGGGTTAGAAGGATGGCATTGGATAGGAGAAATTATAGGCAACTTGTGGATACAACTGTGGAGATTGCTAACAAGGTTGGTGTCAAAGATATTGTAGGGAGAATTGTTGAGGATCTTAAAGATGAGAGCGAACCATACAGGCGAATGGTTATGGAAACAATTGAGAAGGTGGTTGCAAACTTAGGAGCATCTGATATTGATGCTAGATTGGAAGAACTTTTGATTGATGGAATTCTTTATGCTTTCCAAGAGCAGACGAGTGATGATGCCAATGTGATGCTTAATGGGTTTGGTGCTGTTGTGAATGCTCTTGGACAGAGGGTGAAACCTTATCTTCCCCAGATTTGTGGTACCATAAAGTGGCGCTTGAACAACAAAAGTGCGAAGGTGAGACAACAAGCAGCGGATCTTATTTCTAGGATTGCTGTTGTCATGAAGCAGTGTCAAGAGGAACAGCTGATGGGTCATCTTGGTGTTGTCTTGTATGAGTATTTGGGAGAAGAATACCCTGAAGTTCTTGGATCAATTCTTGGAGCTCTCAAGGCCATTGTCAATGTGATTGGTATGACAAAAATGACACCCCCTATCAAAGATTTGCTTCCTAGGTTGACCCCCATTTTGAAGAATAGGCATGAAAAGGTCCAGGAGAATTGTATTGATCTTGTTGGTCGTATTGCTGATCGTGGTGCTGAGTTTGTTCCAGCTAGGGAGTGGATGAGAATTTGTTTTGAACTCCTGGAGATGCTTAAGGCCCACAAGAAGGGCATTCGACGAGCTACTGTGAACACATTTGGTTATATTGCCAAAGCCATAGGACCCCAAGATGTCCTTGCTACCTTGCTAAACAATCTGAAGGTCCAGGAGCGCCAGAATCGTGTGTGCACAACTGTTGCTATCGCCATTGTTGCAGAAACATGTTCACCTTTTACAGTCTTGCCAGCCCTGATGAATGAGTATCGTGTTCCAGAGCTTAATGTGCAGAACGGTGTCTTGAAATCCCTCTCTTTCCTGTTCGAGTACATAGGGGAAATGGGTAAAGACTATATATATGCAGTGACTCCATTACTTGAGGATGCACTCATGGACAGAGATCTGGTTCATAGGCAAACTGCAGCTTCTGCTGTCAAGCACATGGCTTTGGGGGTTGCTGGATTAGGTTGCGAGGATGCTCTAATCCACCTACTTAACTATGTGTGGCCAAACATCTTTGAGACTTCCCCTCATGTCATCAATGCTGTAATGGAAGCCATTGAAGGAATGAGAATGGCCTTGGGTGCTGCTATTGTGTTAAACTATTGTCTCCAGGGGCTGTTCCATCCTGCCCGGAAGGTCAGGGAAGTGTACTGGAAGATCTACAACTCGCTGTATATTGGATCCCAAGATGCTCTTGTAGCAGCTTATCCGGTGTTGGAGGATGAACAGAATAACGTATATAGTAGGCCTGAGTTGACAATGTTCATCTGA
- the LOC110667592 gene encoding probable DNA helicase MCM9 isoform X2, translated as MDSNEPDQVKPLAEFLIRRHSEQLRSIVLSSDPKLHYPLYIDFAELMDENPQLAHLVFSQPTEYLRHFDQAALWAHKIVLENLNFGEKGIQKKFIHVRINVCGSPLECPETFPSIGRVRVKHRGILLTLKGTVIRSGTIKMYEGERMYRCRKCKHEFPVYPELESRNSITLPSFCPSMRSKPCEGTRFDCVDETVIRHDYQEIKIQESTQALGVGVIPRSIPVILKDDLVDIVKAGDDVIVSGILTAKWSPDLKDVRCNLDPVLVANHVRRTNALKSDINIPNDVIMKFNQFWSEFKDTPLKGRNAILLGICPQIFGLFTVKLAVALTLIGGVQHVDASGTKIRGESHLLLVGDPGTGKSQFLKFAAKLSNRSVITTGLGSTSAGLTVTAVKDGGEWMLEAGALVLADGGLCCIDEFDSMREHDRATIHEAMEQQTISVAKAGLVTTLSTRTIVFGATNPKGQYDPDQTLSVNTALSGPLLSRFDIVLVLLDTKNPEWDAVVSSHILAEEESDKGDHNDDLANIWTLAMLRRYIHFVKGYFRPVLTKEAEKVISSYYQLQRRSGTDNAARTTVRMLESLIRLAQAHARLMFRNEVSRLDAIMAILCIESSMTTSAIVDSVGNALHSNFTENPDQEYTKQERLILEKLKSIDEFSDMHSIEELSR; from the exons ATGGATTCAAACGAACCTGATCAAGTGAAACCTTTAGCGGAATTTCTAATTCGCCGCCACTCTGAGCAGCTCCGTTCCATTGTTTTGTCTTCTGACCCTAAGCTTCACTACCCTCTTTATATTGA TTTTGCAGAGCTAATGGACGAAAATCCCCAACTTGCCCATCTCGTATTCTCCCAACCAACTGAGTACTTGCGGCATTTCGACCAAGCTGCTTTGTGGGCTCAC AAAATTGTGCTGGAGAATTTGAATTTTGGGGAGAAGGGGATTCAGAAGAAATTTATTCATGTTCGTATTAATGTGTGTGGATCTCCACTTGAATGCCCTG AGACCTTTCCAAGCATAGGACGTGTGAGGGTGAAGCACCGAGGGATTCTTCTGACTCTAAAAGGAACTGTGATCAGATCTGGCACAATAAAGATGTATGAAGGGGAGAGGATGTATAGGTGTCGGAAATGCAAGCACGA GTTCCCGGTTTATCCTGAGCTTGAGAGTAGAAACTCCATAACACTACCATCATTTTGCCCCTCTATG AGGTCTAAGCCTTGTGAAGGCACAAGGTTTGATTGTGTAGATGAAACTGTAATACGCCATGATTATCAGGAAATCAAAATACAAGAAAGTACACAGGCATTGGGTGTTGGGGTTATACCTCGCTCAATTCCTGTCATCCTAAAGGATGATCTTGTTGACATTGTTAAAGCTGGAG ATGATGTCATTGTTTCTGGGATTTTGACTGCAAAGTGGTCTCCTGATTTGAAAGACGTCCGCTGCAACCTTGATCCTGTATTAGTTGCTAATCATGTGAG GAGAACTAATGCGCTGAAATCTGACATTAATATCCCCAATGATGTTATCATGAAATTCAATCAGTTTTGGTCAGAATTCAAAGATACTCCTTTAAAAG GGAGAAATGCCATTCTGCTAGGTATTTGCCCACAGATTTTTGGACTTTTCACTGTGAAACTTGCAG TTGCATTAACACTCATTGGAGGTGTGCAACATGTTGATGCCTCTGGTACCAAAATTCGAGGGGAGTCTCACTTACTTCTGGTTGGTGATCCAG GTACCGGCAAGTCTCAATTCTTAAAATTTGCTGCAAAATTAAGCAACCGATCTGTCATCACTACTGGGTTGGGGAGCACTAGTGCTGGATTAACAGTTACTGCTGTGAAGGATGGAG GAGAATGGATGTTAGAAGCTGGGGCCCTTGTTCTTGCTGACGGTGGCCTTTGTTGCATTGATGAATTTGATAG TATGAGAGAACACGACAGGGCAACAATACATGAAGCAATGGAGCAGCAAACCATAAGTGTTGCCAAG GCTGGTCTTGTAACAACTCTCAGTACTAGGACAATTGTCTTTGGTGCAACAAATCCCAAAGGACAATATGATCCAGATCAAA CTCTATCTGTCAATACTGCGCTCTCGGGTCCATTATTAAGCAGATTTGATATAGTTCTGGTTCTCTTGGATACAAAGAATCCTGAATGGGATGCAGTTGTGTCATCTCACATTCTTGCTGAG GAAGAATCAGACAAAGGCGATCACAATGATGATTTAGCAAACATTTGGACATTAGCTATGCTTCGTAG GTATATTCATTTCGTTAAAGGGTACTTCAGACCAGTACTCACAAAGGAGGCTGAAAAGGTTATCTCAAGTTATTATCAACTTCAAAGAAGATCTGGGACTGATAATGCAG CAAGGACAACTGTTCGCATGCTGGAAAGTTTGATACGCCTTGCTCAAG CACATGCAAGACTTATGTTCAGAAATGAGGTCAGTAGGTTAGATGCTATCATGGCAATTTTATGCATTGAATCATCCATGACGACTTCAGCCATTGTGGACAGCGTTGGGAATGCCCTGCACTCCAATTTCACAGAAAACCCTGATCAGGAAT
- the LOC110667592 gene encoding probable DNA helicase MCM9 isoform X1 — MDSNEPDQVKPLAEFLIRRHSEQLRSIVLSSDPKLHYPLYIDFAELMDENPQLAHLVFSQPTEYLRHFDQAALWAHKIVLENLNFGEKGIQKKFIHVRINVCGSPLECPETFPSIGRVRVKHRGILLTLKGTVIRSGTIKMYEGERMYRCRKCKHEFPVYPELESRNSITLPSFCPSMRSKPCEGTRFDCVDETVIRHDYQEIKIQESTQALGVGVIPRSIPVILKDDLVDIVKAGDDVIVSGILTAKWSPDLKDVRCNLDPVLVANHVRRTNALKSDINIPNDVIMKFNQFWSEFKDTPLKGKDGRNAILLGICPQIFGLFTVKLAVALTLIGGVQHVDASGTKIRGESHLLLVGDPGTGKSQFLKFAAKLSNRSVITTGLGSTSAGLTVTAVKDGGEWMLEAGALVLADGGLCCIDEFDSMREHDRATIHEAMEQQTISVAKAGLVTTLSTRTIVFGATNPKGQYDPDQTLSVNTALSGPLLSRFDIVLVLLDTKNPEWDAVVSSHILAEEESDKGDHNDDLANIWTLAMLRRYIHFVKGYFRPVLTKEAEKVISSYYQLQRRSGTDNAARTTVRMLESLIRLAQAHARLMFRNEVSRLDAIMAILCIESSMTTSAIVDSVGNALHSNFTENPDQEYTKQERLILEKLKSIDEFSDMHSIEELSR, encoded by the exons ATGGATTCAAACGAACCTGATCAAGTGAAACCTTTAGCGGAATTTCTAATTCGCCGCCACTCTGAGCAGCTCCGTTCCATTGTTTTGTCTTCTGACCCTAAGCTTCACTACCCTCTTTATATTGA TTTTGCAGAGCTAATGGACGAAAATCCCCAACTTGCCCATCTCGTATTCTCCCAACCAACTGAGTACTTGCGGCATTTCGACCAAGCTGCTTTGTGGGCTCAC AAAATTGTGCTGGAGAATTTGAATTTTGGGGAGAAGGGGATTCAGAAGAAATTTATTCATGTTCGTATTAATGTGTGTGGATCTCCACTTGAATGCCCTG AGACCTTTCCAAGCATAGGACGTGTGAGGGTGAAGCACCGAGGGATTCTTCTGACTCTAAAAGGAACTGTGATCAGATCTGGCACAATAAAGATGTATGAAGGGGAGAGGATGTATAGGTGTCGGAAATGCAAGCACGA GTTCCCGGTTTATCCTGAGCTTGAGAGTAGAAACTCCATAACACTACCATCATTTTGCCCCTCTATG AGGTCTAAGCCTTGTGAAGGCACAAGGTTTGATTGTGTAGATGAAACTGTAATACGCCATGATTATCAGGAAATCAAAATACAAGAAAGTACACAGGCATTGGGTGTTGGGGTTATACCTCGCTCAATTCCTGTCATCCTAAAGGATGATCTTGTTGACATTGTTAAAGCTGGAG ATGATGTCATTGTTTCTGGGATTTTGACTGCAAAGTGGTCTCCTGATTTGAAAGACGTCCGCTGCAACCTTGATCCTGTATTAGTTGCTAATCATGTGAG GAGAACTAATGCGCTGAAATCTGACATTAATATCCCCAATGATGTTATCATGAAATTCAATCAGTTTTGGTCAGAATTCAAAGATACTCCTTTAAAAGGTAAAGATG GGAGAAATGCCATTCTGCTAGGTATTTGCCCACAGATTTTTGGACTTTTCACTGTGAAACTTGCAG TTGCATTAACACTCATTGGAGGTGTGCAACATGTTGATGCCTCTGGTACCAAAATTCGAGGGGAGTCTCACTTACTTCTGGTTGGTGATCCAG GTACCGGCAAGTCTCAATTCTTAAAATTTGCTGCAAAATTAAGCAACCGATCTGTCATCACTACTGGGTTGGGGAGCACTAGTGCTGGATTAACAGTTACTGCTGTGAAGGATGGAG GAGAATGGATGTTAGAAGCTGGGGCCCTTGTTCTTGCTGACGGTGGCCTTTGTTGCATTGATGAATTTGATAG TATGAGAGAACACGACAGGGCAACAATACATGAAGCAATGGAGCAGCAAACCATAAGTGTTGCCAAG GCTGGTCTTGTAACAACTCTCAGTACTAGGACAATTGTCTTTGGTGCAACAAATCCCAAAGGACAATATGATCCAGATCAAA CTCTATCTGTCAATACTGCGCTCTCGGGTCCATTATTAAGCAGATTTGATATAGTTCTGGTTCTCTTGGATACAAAGAATCCTGAATGGGATGCAGTTGTGTCATCTCACATTCTTGCTGAG GAAGAATCAGACAAAGGCGATCACAATGATGATTTAGCAAACATTTGGACATTAGCTATGCTTCGTAG GTATATTCATTTCGTTAAAGGGTACTTCAGACCAGTACTCACAAAGGAGGCTGAAAAGGTTATCTCAAGTTATTATCAACTTCAAAGAAGATCTGGGACTGATAATGCAG CAAGGACAACTGTTCGCATGCTGGAAAGTTTGATACGCCTTGCTCAAG CACATGCAAGACTTATGTTCAGAAATGAGGTCAGTAGGTTAGATGCTATCATGGCAATTTTATGCATTGAATCATCCATGACGACTTCAGCCATTGTGGACAGCGTTGGGAATGCCCTGCACTCCAATTTCACAGAAAACCCTGATCAGGAAT